In Camelina sativa cultivar DH55 chromosome 17, Cs, whole genome shotgun sequence, the genomic stretch ttCCTGCCCGCACAAGCGTGAGGGTAACTCTCCTAGTACAGTTTACAAGTACTACAGAATGATGATATATAGTtaagttttgtatatataataaagttatGGTAATgatgtaaaatctaaatttcatatttgtataCTATTTTAAGACCAGTTATATATTTTCTCGTGTAAAACCTCCTCAATACCGAATTGGTTTTTCTCATCTGTTGTTAGCTTGGATGAATAaacttattttactattaaaaaagaaagataaaccGTTATCTGTCATATAGGACGtgatgttatttatatatacactagaTTACTACCCGCCCGATAtacgggtttagagtttttaaaataaaactaattttaataaataatataaagtaaatatttttagtaaataaaaattatctataaaagtaaatagatacataaaaaatgtccaatgtgatatttggtgtaaaaatTATGACTATGTGGTTGAGAttattaatcacatttttttaatgcTCTCGCTTGTgcgaagtttgggatttatctccgaATCTGGTCTGGTCAGAAAGTTTTTcttatgagtcggtgtactcgaatatggattttgttttcaggAGGGATACCTCTCAACATGATGATTCTGATCAACTTATTCAATTACCATAGAGTTTATGGGCAAACTGGaataccataaataaaaaagtatttcAAAGTTTAGAAATCGAGGCGGATAATATAATTGATCAGGCTTTGGGtgataagttagcctgggaagaggcgctctctttgATGGCAGTCATGCCAtctccatctccgtcttcaTATGTCTAGGTTTTTCACcttgttgtcagattgatggttttTGGAAAACAACCCATATGCATTCAgaattgggctggtggtgttgcgttggtgaggagtgAGCCTTGTTttcgcgttctcttatctctgaagtttttttgtaaaccctttCCTTCCGGCTTGGGCAACTAACCgagaaatttccttttaatttattggttggttgaaaaaaaactgtaaatagatacatttttaattaaagaaaatagttgtagatgagttcaaagttaacaaaatttaatttaatttaacaaagagtatatatttaattcttttcgtaagtaaaaacaatgtataaaggtaaagagataaaaaattagttatagaAAACAGTTgctttattttgctataatacactaatgtatatacatttacaaatctactatatatctatattaccactaaaaatgtatttgtatacataaatatattttactgtttaaatatactctttagtctttaatactaccaacaaattgtctttataaccacattaaataacctattatatgtcttttcactttaacatttttatagttacaaaaacgcataagttaatcttacatactgctatcttatatattacaatatcagtatttttgaacaaattatttgattggtgaaaaaataggagacgatctatttttttttacttcaacaatcttttttttatgtaaaggtgagtatttacatttttttagaaacagtaatcaattgtatgattttcataatcattttttaatcttatattaaAAGTAATctcttttcttgtaaaattagcaacttaaaattaaaataagtaatcaatattataatttcgaattatatatatatataatttccttataatgatattttctaaattttaaagttgtttaaattttataattttcttatagtTGCCTAGTACTATTTTTAGaactgttaaaaacaaaacttttgttttatttttgaaagttgacaacagattttttttcattaaatttttttaaataaagttatgtttttttctctattataCTTTGATATCaaacctttttatggtaggttttaaatttttaattttaaaactttgataaatttagaatttacaTATGTCAatatctgaatgatacaattgacacatgtcatgaattcataatcttgttaatgagtaactttgacattaaattttatataatataataataataatagagcTGTCGATTGGTCTTCACCGCGTCTATATggacaactttttttgtttggataatTGGATCATGAAATAGTCCATTCACATGGAAACATATCTATATAGTATATGACTACGGCCGAAAATGACCATGTATAAATGGACGTCGACAAGATGTTcataataatgaaaatttgttttatatatattccgaatatatatatacattactcATTTAGTATTATAGGTTCGAATGGAGAAAGGGAATAAAACGGTTCGTATCAAACTGTTTAGGCTAAAAACTGCGGATCAAACGTATTGTGCAGTTCAAATATATGTCtgaattgagaaaaaaacttaaaaatcagttttgaataataatacaaatataaagtaTGTGTCATATAAAtcagattaaatattttataaaggTGAAAGTGAAACACATCTctataaaaatctgaaattttgtATAACTAAAACCGAAAAAATCTATATGTGTGCTGGttggttattagttattacaatAATTAACCATGTATGTCTTATATTCagattatttagtttttagtgatttatattAATTCTTAGATATATTatgtaactaaaaaatattaaattttatatactgGTTTACTTAATAATatcatacaatataaattatttggggaattaatttgataattattgtGCCAAAAATTCCACATAAACTCTCGAATGCtttaagttattaaaaatagaaatattttgaaataaaattgaTTACTAGATTAGTGTAATTATTATCTCTTACactaaaaaactgaaaatttgataaaaggaaaaagagacaACGCATCTGAAACATCCGAATGCACCAAATATATGGTGCGAATTTAGCAACCCAAGTGAAACGAGAGGATCGAGAGCCATCAAGCAGGTAAATGGACAAAGCAAATTCCTGACACGTTTTGTCAATTTGCTTCACAAGCACAACATACTTGTTAAATAGAGAAACACGCGGTCCAACCGGAACCTCTTTATTTGCAGTTATCCACTGGTGTcccattcaaattaaaatatttggcACAACTTGCATAATATTCTCGTTTTATATTTTGGCATCATGCATAATCTTCGATATCAGTTCTAAACAGTGTTTAAAAAGCGATCTAGATGCTAACTAAAAAACGAATCATTTTAACCGTCTAAAAGTACATACATgtatatttttccaattttctaactatactagattaggatccaTGCTAGAGCATGGATTGAAAttcttttcatttatattataattttagaataaaatacgATTCCAAAGATCACgattaatgctagattaggattttaaaaacttttaaaatcaatcatataaattatattttattctaaacttataatataaataaaagtaattttAACTCGTGTTCTAGCACGGTCCTAATATAgcattaaggtttaatttttaatttctgaatatgATCCCGAAGATCACGATTAATCTTATTAAATTAGcgagatttgatttttttattattattgagagtatatttttatccctttcataaattttttatcgATGTGATTTATCATGAATTATCAGTTTGGAATAACCCATTTAAGATTTTCTGTtacaattaaagttttatttgttacaattaataaatgaattaatttataatctatatataacctatttgtaaccatttattaaaattataaagtctaccaaaacaatgttgtgtacttctcttttattataaaggggatcaTTTAATTTACAGTATAAGTTGTACCTTCCCATACATGGTTATATAAATTCATGTATTTATCTATTAAGTAGTTGGTTTCTAATTTTTGTCCAgtattgtatttttcttttatgattgatatttttgtataagaataatttataattttttaatgtcGTAGACGTTCAAATGGCTGGTCACCGTTCGTTTTACACCGTACGTATTGGTTATATTATCCCAAAATCATCGACCGACATTCATAAATCCAgtcattttaattttctctttacCTAGCTCAACGTGCAATCTCTAAAAATGAAAGATCCAAGTATTACATTGCTTCAATCTCTAAAAATGAGATATCCAAGTATTATGTTGGTTctttttccattcttcttcgtcttcatatGGGAATCAAACTCACCAGTAGTATCATCCGAGACTTTCACACAATGCCTAACCTCAAACTCCGACCAGAAACATCCCATCTCCCCCGCCGTGTTTTTCGCCGGAAACGGCTCATACTCCTCCGTACTAGAGTCCAACATACGTAACCTCCGATTCAACACCTCCAACACTCCAAAACCCTTCCTCATCATCGCCGCGACACACGAGTCCCACGTCCAAGCCGCGGTGACTTGCGGCAAACACCACAATCTTCAGATGAAAATAAGAAGCGGTGGCCACGACTACGATGGCTTGTCATATGTTACACACTCTGGCAAACCATTCTTTGTCCTCGACATGTTTAATCTTCGGTCGGTTGAAGTCGACGTGGCGAGTAAGACTGCGTGGGTCCAAACCGGTGCCACCCTCGGAGAAGTTTATTACCACATATGGGAGAAGAGCAAAACCCTTGCTTATCCCGCCGGAGTTTGTCCGACAGTTGGTGTCGGTGGCCATATTAGCGGCGGAGGTTATGGTAACATGATGAGAAAATACGGTCTCACCATAGATAATACACTCGATGCAAGAATGGTCGACGTCAATGGTATAAACATTATCTCTAGCTTCATTATTTTATATGCTAATGAAATTTTATAGTATCAGCCGAATTCATTAGGATAGTGATTTTGGCCAAAtaggttaaaaagaaaaaacaaattagacaaaaaattgtattaacataattatatttgtgtttcttctgtTACACTTTCATTACCCTgaatacttatatatttttaaaaatattttctcactgtatttttaaaaaatttataggaAATATTTTGGATAGAAAATTaatgggagaagatctcttctGGGCAAtaaacggaggaggaggaagtagCTACGGCGTCGTTTTAGCTTACAAATTAAACCTCGTCGAAGTCCCTCAAACCGTTAACGTTTTCAATATCTCCCGGACACAAGAGCAAGATGCGACGGAGATTGTTTACCGGTGGCAACAAGTCGCACCGGAGCTTCCTGACGAACTCTTCATAAGATTATTCATCGACGTAGTAAACGGCACCGTTTCATCTCAAAAGACCGTTAGGGCAACATTCATAGGTATGTTTCTTGGTGACACAACAACTCTTCTGTCGATATTAAACCGGAGATTCCCTGAACTGGGTCTGGTCCGGTCTGATTGTATCGAAACGAGCTGGGTCCAATCTGTGTTTTTCTGGACAAATATCCAAGTTGGTTCATCGGAGAAAGTTCTACTCGATAGGAATCAAACCACGAACTATCTCAAGAGAAAATCAGATTACGTACGCGAACCGATTTCAAGAACCGGTTTAGAATCGATTTGGAAGAAAATGATCCAGCTTGAAATTCCAACAATGGCTTTCAATCCATACGGCGGTGCAATGGGGAGGATTCCATCTACGGCGACTCCGTTCCCATACAGAGCCGGAAATCTCTGGAAGATTCAGTATGCTGCGAATTGGAAAGAAAATAGGTTAACCGACCGGTATATTGAACTGACGAGGGAGTTGTACCAATTCATGACACCTTTTGTTTCCAAGAATCCGAGACAGTCGTTTTATAATTATCGTGATGTTGATTTGGGGACTAATACACACAATGGGAAAATACGTAGCTATGTTGAAGGTAACCGTTACGGTAAGAAATATTTCTCAGGTAATTTTGAGAGGTTGGTGAAGATTAAGACTAGAGTTGATAGTGGTAATTTCTTTAGGAATGAAGAGTATTCCTGTGTTGCCGTTAAGTGCATACTTATTCGATTATTGGGTAGATAAATTTGTTGATGTATAATATGTTGCAAGTATATTTGTCTttagtaaataaatttgttgttaTGAACTATATTAGAAGCTTGGAGGAACAAGTACTTTATTATGAGGAGAATAAAAAGGAGAAGAGATCTAGAAGATGAGTGTatggatttgaaagagaaaaatttgAGAGAAACTTAGAGAGATAAGAAGACTTCTCACTATACATTTTTCGCTTCTACATAACTCATATTTATAGAAGGAGGAGACAAATACAAGCATAAAGAGGTTGGTGACAAGTGGTGAGTCAAGTAAACAAGTGTCACATGCATTGAATGAGGAGGGACATTGTTGTGATGGATTGTATGAAAGAGAAACACTTGTGGTGATGTATACTCACACAAttttataacactcccccttgagtATTGTAATGACcgacctttttttgttttttaataataaataataaatatatatatatatataaataaactacaactagtggtctcatacccactagctaCCTAACacatcacaaccaacagcggaataacaataccaatatccaaatataatccaataataaaatatatcaatattcAACANGAATCGATTTGGAAGAAAATGATCCAGCTTGAAATTCCAACAATGGCTTTCAATCCATACGGCGGTGCAATGGGGAGGATTCCATCTACGGCGACTCCGTTCCCATACAGAGCCGGAAATCTCTGGAAGATTCAGTATGCTGCGAATTGGAAAGAAAATAGGTTAACCGACCGGTATATTGAACTGACGAGGGAGTTGTACCAATTCATGACACCTTTTGTTTCCAAGAATCCGAGACAGTCGTTTTATAATTATCGTGATGTTGATTTGGGGACTAATACACACAATGGGAAAATACGTAGCTATGTTGAAGGTAACCGTTACGGTAAGAAATATTTCTCAGGTAATTTTGAGAGGTTGGTGAAGATTAAGACTAGAGTTGATAGTGGTAATTTCTTTAGGAATGAAGAGTATTCCTGTGTTGCCGTTAAGTGCATACTTATTCGATTATTGGGTAGATAAATTTGTTGATGTATAATATGTTGCAAGTATATTTGTCTttagtaaataaatttgttgttaTGAACTATATTAGAAGCTTGGAGGAACAAGTACTTTATTATGAGGAGAATAAAAAGGAGAAGAGATCTAGAAGATGAGTGTatggatttgaaagagaaaaatttgAGAGAAACTTAGAGAGATAAGAAGACTTCTCACTATACATTTTTCGCTTCTACATAACTCATATTTATAGAAGGAGGAGACAAATACAAGCATAAAGAGGTTGGTGACAAGTGGTGAGTCAAGTAAACAAGTGTCACATGCATTGAATGAGGAGGGACATTGTTGTGATGGATTGTATGAAAGAGAAACACTTGTGGTGATGTATACTCACACAAttttataacactcccccttgagtATTGTAATGACcgacctttttttgttttttaataataaataataaatatatatatatatataaataaactacaactagtggtctcatacccactagctaCCTAACacatcacaaccaacagcggaataacaataccaatatccaaatataatccaataataaaatatatcaatattcaacataatcaataaccaaaacaacatgaatcatagaaccagcaacctagcaatgtttctaatgactcaactctagcaacctagcaatgccagacaacataaaatccgagtccctagaacaacctcctcttcattgccttgattccacgatcacactttgcctttacctgcaccacaaacacatattgcaatgcatgagtattttataaacactcagtaaggcaatcctcccatctactgggctatacacacaagcaataaagtatctttaaccatcaaacaacaagcaataaacAACAATCGACAAACCAGGacagtgcatcgaccgacgccaacatgcatcgatcgacacaccaaggggttgcatcgaccgacgcagaagctgcatcaaccgatgcaagtgtaacttgcatcgaccgccacccaatctgcatcgaccgacgcatgctcgacctcacacgaaaaccctagagtttttcgcgccgtcctcgcacttgcatcgacaaACGCAGGctatgcatcaaccgatgcaatgtcgagcatcgtgttttccccgaagcttctcgccggatcttcgttcctataaccacaaaactcgatcccaagccacaagaaagcttcctaacgtccataacaacaatctaacacgtctaacaacacaaaacaagcagattaaagagttctctagcttagataagccatggtcctgcacttacctttgccaagacgaatctgaacctaacACAAGTaagaaaacgcttctaggaagctcctaaaacgatcccagctacagatctctacaggaaacgcctcaaatctccagaaatccccaagaacaccaagaacactttctTTCTcattcgtttctctcaaaagcggctccACAcgcgaatgagacaaaaaccacgacttaagggtttctttccccaaaacgcagcgtttgacttaagtcaaaacac encodes the following:
- the LOC104757457 gene encoding berberine bridge enzyme-like 7 isoform X1 — translated: MKDPSITLLQSLKMRYPSIMLVLFPFFFVFIWESNSPVVSSETFTQCLTSNSDQKHPISPAVFFAGNGSYSSVLESNIRNLRFNTSNTPKPFLIIAATHESHVQAAVTCGKHHNLQMKIRSGGHDYDGLSYVTHSGKPFFVLDMFNLRSVEVDVASKTAWVQTGATLGEVYYHIWEKSKTLAYPAGVCPTVGVGGHISGGGYGNMMRKYGLTIDNTLDARMVDVNGNILDRKLMGEDLFWAINGGGGSSYGVVLAYKLNLVEVPQTVNVFNISRTQEQDATEIVYRWQQVAPELPDELFIRLFIDVVNGTVSSQKTVRATFIGMFLGDTTTLLSILNRRFPELGLVRSDCIETSWVQSVFFWTNIQVGSSEKVLLDRNQTTNYLKRKSDYVREPISRTGLESIWKKMIQLEIPTMAFNPYGGAMGRIPSTATPFPYRAGNLWKIQYAANWKENRLTDRYIELTRELYQFMTPFVSKNPRQSFYNYRDVDLGTNTHNGKIRSYVEGNRYGKKYFSGNFERLVKIKTRVDSGNFFRNEEYSCVAVKCILIRLLGR
- the LOC104757457 gene encoding reticuline oxidase-like protein isoform X6, coding for MKDPSITLLQSLKMRYPSIMLVLFPFFFVFIWESNSPVVSSETFTQCLTSNSDQKHPISPAVFFAGNGSYSSVLESNIRNLRFNTSNTPKPFLIIAATHESHVQAAVTCGKHHNLQMKIRSGGHDYDGLSYVTHSGKPFFVLDMFNLRSVEVDVASKTAWVQTGATLGEVYYHIWEKSKTLAYPAGVCPTVGVGGHISGGGYGNMMRKYGLTIDNTLDARMVDVNGNILDRKLMGEDLFWAINGGGGSSYGVVLAYKLNLVEVPQTVNVFNISRTQEQDATEIVYRWQQVAPELPDELFIRLFIDVVNGTVSSQKTVRATFIGMFLGDTTTLLSILNRRFPELGLVRSDCIETSWVQSVFFWTNIQVGSSEKVLLDRNQTTNYLKRKSDYVREPISRTGLESIWKKMIQLEIPTMAFNPYGGAMGRIPSTATPFPYRAGNLWKIQYAANWKENRLTDRYIELTRELYQFMTPFVSKNPRQSFYNYRDVDLGTNTHNGKIRSYVEGNRYEGGDKYKHKEVGDKW
- the LOC104757457 gene encoding berberine bridge enzyme-like 5 isoform X3 — protein: MKDPSITLLQSLKMRYPSIMLVLFPFFFVFIWESNSPVVSSETFTQCLTSNSDQKHPISPAVFFAGNGSYSSVLESNIRNLRFNTSNTPKPFLIIAATHESHVQAAVTCGKHHNLQMKIRSGGHDYDGLSYVTHSGKPFFVLDMFNLRSVEVDVASKTAWVQTGATLGEVYYHIWEKSKTLAYPAGVCPTVGVGGHISGGGYGNMMRKYGLTIDNTLDARMVDVNGNILDRKLMGEDLFWAINGGGGSSYGVVLAYKLNLVEVPQTVNVFNISRTQEQDATEIVYRWQQVAPELPDELFIRLFIDVVNGTVSSQKTVRATFIGMFLGDTTTLLSILNRRFPELGLVRSDCIETSWVQSVFFWTNIQVGSSEKVLLDRNQTTNYLKRKSDYVREPISRTGLESIWKKMIQLEIPTMAFNPYGGAMGRIPSTATPFPYRAGNLWKIQYAANWKENRLTDRYIELTRELYQFMTPFVSKNPRQSFYNYRDVDLGTNTHNGKIRSYVEGNRYEAWRNKYFIMRRIKRRRDLEDECMDLKEKNLRET
- the LOC104757457 gene encoding reticuline oxidase-like protein isoform X5, whose product is MKDPSITLLQSLKMRYPSIMLVLFPFFFVFIWESNSPVVSSETFTQCLTSNSDQKHPISPAVFFAGNGSYSSVLESNIRNLRFNTSNTPKPFLIIAATHESHVQAAVTCGKHHNLQMKIRSGGHDYDGLSYVTHSGKPFFVLDMFNLRSVEVDVASKTAWVQTGATLGEVYYHIWEKSKTLAYPAGVCPTVGVGGHISGGGYGNMMRKYGLTIDNTLDARMVDVNGNILDRKLMGEDLFWAINGGGGSSYGVVLAYKLNLVEVPQTVNVFNISRTQEQDATEIVYRWQQVAPELPDELFIRLFIDVVNGTVSSQKTVRATFIGMFLGDTTTLLSILNRRFPELGLVRSDCIETSWVQSVFFWTNIQVGSSEKVLLDRNQTTNYLKRKSDYVREPISRTGLESIWKKMIQLEIPTMAFNPYGGAMGRIPSTATPFPYRAGNLWKIQYAANWKENRLTDRYIELTRELYQFMTPFVSKNPRQSFYNYRDVDLGTNTHNGKIRSYVEGNRYEGGDKYKHKEVGDKW
- the LOC104757457 gene encoding berberine bridge enzyme-like 7 isoform X2; this encodes MKDPSITLLQSLKMRYPSIMLVLFPFFFVFIWESNSPVVSSETFTQCLTSNSDQKHPISPAVFFAGNGSYSSVLESNIRNLRFNTSNTPKPFLIIAATHESHVQAAVTCGKHHNLQMKIRSGGHDYDGLSYVTHSGKPFFVLDMFNLRSVEVDVASKTAWVQTGATLGEVYYHIWEKSKTLAYPAGVCPTVGVGGHISGGGYGNMMRKYGLTIDNTLDARMVDVNGNILDRKLMGEDLFWAINGGGGSSYGVVLAYKLNLVEVPQTVNVFNISRTQEQDATEIVYRWQQVAPELPDELFIRLFIDVVNGTVSSQKTVRATFIGMFLGDTTTLLSILNRRFPELGLVRSDCIETSWVQSVFFWTNIQVGSSEKVLLDRNQTTNYLKRKSDYVREPISRTGLESIWKKMIQLEIPTMAFNPYGGAMGRIPSTATPFPYRAGNLWKIQYAANWKENRLTDRYIELTRELYQFMTPFVSKNPRQSFYNYRDVDLGTNTHNGKIRSYVEGNRYGKKYFSGNFERLVKIKTRVDSGNFFRNEEYSCVAVKCILIRLLGR
- the LOC104757457 gene encoding berberine bridge enzyme-like 5 isoform X4, which translates into the protein MKDPSITLLQSLKMRYPSIMLVLFPFFFVFIWESNSPVVSSETFTQCLTSNSDQKHPISPAVFFAGNGSYSSVLESNIRNLRFNTSNTPKPFLIIAATHESHVQAAVTCGKHHNLQMKIRSGGHDYDGLSYVTHSGKPFFVLDMFNLRSVEVDVASKTAWVQTGATLGEVYYHIWEKSKTLAYPAGVCPTVGVGGHISGGGYGNMMRKYGLTIDNTLDARMVDVNGNILDRKLMGEDLFWAINGGGGSSYGVVLAYKLNLVEVPQTVNVFNISRTQEQDATEIVYRWQQVAPELPDELFIRLFIDVVNGTVSSQKTVRATFIGMFLGDTTTLLSILNRRFPELGLVRSDCIETSWVQSVFFWTNIQVGSSEKVLLDRNQTTNYLKRKSDYVREPISRTGLESIWKKMIQLEIPTMAFNPYGGAMGRIPSTATPFPYRAGNLWKIQYAANWKENRLTDRYIELTRELYQFMTPFVSKNPRQSFYNYRDVDLGTNTHNGKIRSYVEGNRYEAWRNKYFIMRRIKRRRDLEDECMDLKEKNLRET